The Diaphorobacter ruginosibacter genome contains a region encoding:
- a CDS encoding ABC transporter substrate-binding protein, which translates to MSRFVPSRRLLGLQAGSLLLGASAARWLTEAQAQTRVQRPSTKTLRIAAGGMGSLYYLPLTAAERLGYFREEGLNVELLDFAGGALAMDALRNGDADVACGAFEQLLEQQALGFECRSLALMGRTPQMAVATSLRFWPRKALSSYRDIRIGVSSPGSSSQFFAKLWLIQEGLSPDAVEFVGLGGGVNALNAMRQGRVHALSHVDPLITLLEQNNEVRIMADTRTLKGSQDFFGGPMPGACLYAPRSFTERRGSETQALANAMVHALKWMQTAGPSDLARIIPMQYWLDDRGAYLSAFEKVRETLSPDGVMPGDGPATALGALARLRTSQVAPKVNLSLSYSNEWVRRAKQKFQL; encoded by the coding sequence ATGTCCCGCTTTGTTCCTTCCCGTCGACTGTTGGGCCTGCAGGCAGGCTCGCTCCTCCTGGGGGCGAGCGCTGCGCGGTGGCTGACGGAAGCGCAGGCGCAGACGCGGGTGCAGCGCCCCTCGACCAAGACGCTCCGGATTGCTGCGGGGGGCATGGGCAGCCTCTACTATCTCCCATTGACGGCGGCCGAGCGGCTGGGCTACTTCCGCGAAGAGGGGCTGAACGTCGAACTTCTTGACTTCGCCGGCGGGGCTCTCGCCATGGACGCATTGCGCAACGGCGACGCCGATGTGGCCTGCGGGGCGTTCGAGCAGTTGCTCGAACAGCAGGCGCTGGGGTTCGAGTGCAGGAGCCTGGCCCTGATGGGGCGCACGCCCCAGATGGCGGTTGCCACATCGCTGCGGTTCTGGCCGCGCAAGGCGCTTTCAAGCTATCGCGACATACGTATCGGCGTCTCCTCGCCTGGCTCTTCCTCGCAGTTCTTCGCGAAGCTGTGGCTGATCCAGGAAGGCCTGTCACCTGATGCGGTGGAGTTCGTCGGCCTGGGTGGTGGTGTGAATGCCCTCAATGCCATGAGGCAGGGCAGGGTGCATGCGCTCAGCCATGTCGATCCGCTGATCACGTTGCTTGAGCAGAACAACGAGGTGCGCATCATGGCCGATACGCGAACGCTCAAGGGATCGCAGGATTTCTTTGGCGGCCCCATGCCCGGGGCATGCCTGTATGCCCCGCGCAGCTTCACCGAGCGGCGCGGGAGCGAAACACAGGCCCTGGCCAACGCCATGGTGCACGCCCTCAAGTGGATGCAGACAGCCGGCCCTTCCGATCTGGCGCGGATCATTCCCATGCAGTACTGGCTTGATGATCGCGGCGCCTATCTCTCTGCATTCGAAAAGGTGCGCGAAACGCTGTCCCCGGATGGCGTGATGCCAGGCGATGGCCCGGCAACGGCGCTTGGCGCGCTGGCCCGCCTGCGCACGAGCCAGGTGGCACCCAAGGTGAACCTGTCGCTCAGCTACAGCAACGAGTGGGTGCGCAGGGCCAAGCAGAAGTTCCAGCTGTAG
- the gloB gene encoding hydroxyacylglutathione hydrolase, whose protein sequence is MNLLPLPAFSDNYIWMMHDDARNAIVVDPGDADAVFDVLRDKGLSLKAILVTHHHGDHVGGVQDLHAGTGALVYGPAHEPMPEPITRLAQGDVVRISEPRLEFQVIDVPGHTSGHIAFFCPDLNGKPVLFCGDTLFSGGCGRLFEGTPAQMQRSLDTLAALPGDTRVCCAHEYTLSNLKFARAVEPGNAELVQYQKDCVALRDADQPTLPSTIARERAVNPFLRTREPLVAEAARSFDAGVNPSDAVSVLAALREWKNNFR, encoded by the coding sequence ATGAACCTGCTGCCACTGCCCGCTTTCTCCGACAACTACATCTGGATGATGCACGATGATGCGCGCAACGCCATCGTGGTGGATCCAGGGGATGCCGACGCCGTGTTTGACGTGCTGCGCGACAAGGGATTGTCGCTGAAGGCCATTCTAGTCACCCACCACCATGGCGATCATGTCGGAGGGGTGCAGGATCTGCATGCCGGCACGGGAGCCCTTGTCTACGGGCCTGCGCACGAGCCCATGCCCGAGCCGATCACCCGCCTCGCGCAGGGGGATGTGGTCAGGATCTCCGAGCCCCGACTTGAATTCCAGGTCATCGATGTGCCCGGACATACCTCCGGGCACATTGCATTTTTCTGCCCCGACCTGAACGGCAAGCCCGTGCTGTTCTGCGGCGATACGCTGTTCTCCGGGGGCTGCGGCCGACTGTTCGAAGGAACTCCCGCGCAGATGCAGCGGTCACTGGATACGCTCGCCGCGCTGCCCGGTGATACCCGCGTGTGCTGCGCACACGAGTACACACTTTCGAACCTGAAATTCGCGCGTGCCGTGGAACCCGGCAACGCCGAGCTGGTCCAGTACCAGAAGGATTGCGTGGCCCTGCGCGATGCAGACCAGCCCACGCTGCCCTCCACCATCGCGCGTGAGCGCGCGGTCAACCCTTTCCTGCGCACGCGCGAACCTTTGGTGGCCGAGGCCGCCAGGAGTTTCGACGCGGGCGTGAATCCCAGCGATGCAGTGTCCGTTCTCGCGGCCCTGCGAGAATGGAAAAACAATTTCCGATGA
- a CDS encoding transglycosylase SLT domain-containing protein gives MRLLKILGLASLVWLTGCATNEATKQADSGTPVSTNSAPKKQISPSYPTGPLSPIAQYELGSGNYDVTGIKAPSDLWDRIRRGFAMPDLDTDLVRDREQWYATRPDYMLRMTERSSKYLFHIVEELERRGMPTELALLPYIESAFNPQAVSTAKAAGMWQFMPATGSYFDLKQNAFRDDRRDVLASTRAALDYLQKLYGMFGDWHLALAAYNWGEGSVARAIARNEKLGLGTSYTELNMPAETRLYVPKLQAVKNIVANPDKFNSELPLIENHPYFQAVDITHDIDVALVASLANIREEDFRALNPSLHKPVILAAGMPRILLPWDNAQVFRKNLSAYNDGQYASWTVWSVPNTMTVANAAQRLGISEADLRKLNGIPPRMMIKAGSALMVPRASTTHQDVSSQLADNGQIAFTPEIVTRRTTVQAQKRGETVAAIAQRYKVSASDVADWNDVKTSSRFKGGERVVMYLPVRLTSTSFANHSTRQPKVAAAQGKAQPKGRAAPAKAAGRAPAKAAPAKRKR, from the coding sequence ATGAGACTTCTGAAAATTCTTGGGCTCGCCAGCCTCGTCTGGCTCACAGGCTGCGCCACCAACGAAGCCACCAAGCAAGCCGACAGCGGCACGCCTGTTTCCACCAACAGTGCTCCCAAAAAGCAGATATCTCCCAGCTACCCCACCGGTCCTCTCAGCCCCATCGCCCAGTACGAACTGGGCAGCGGCAACTATGACGTGACGGGTATCAAGGCGCCGTCTGATCTGTGGGACCGCATCCGGCGCGGCTTTGCCATGCCCGACCTGGACACCGACCTCGTACGCGACCGTGAGCAGTGGTACGCCACGCGTCCCGACTACATGCTGCGCATGACCGAGCGCTCCAGCAAGTACCTGTTCCATATCGTCGAGGAACTCGAGCGCCGGGGGATGCCGACCGAGCTGGCGCTGCTGCCCTACATCGAGAGCGCCTTCAACCCGCAGGCCGTGTCCACCGCCAAGGCGGCCGGCATGTGGCAGTTCATGCCCGCCACCGGCTCCTATTTCGATCTCAAGCAGAACGCATTCCGCGATGATCGCCGTGACGTGCTCGCCTCCACCAGGGCGGCACTCGACTATCTCCAGAAGCTCTACGGCATGTTTGGCGACTGGCACCTGGCGCTCGCCGCCTACAACTGGGGCGAAGGCAGCGTGGCGCGCGCCATTGCGCGCAATGAAAAGCTCGGGCTGGGCACCAGCTATACCGAGCTGAACATGCCGGCCGAAACGCGCCTGTATGTGCCCAAGCTGCAGGCCGTGAAGAACATCGTGGCCAATCCGGACAAGTTCAACTCCGAACTGCCGCTGATCGAGAACCACCCCTACTTCCAGGCCGTGGACATCACGCACGACATCGACGTGGCGCTGGTGGCCAGCCTCGCCAACATCCGCGAGGAAGACTTCCGGGCACTCAACCCTTCGCTGCACAAGCCGGTGATCCTGGCCGCCGGCATGCCGCGCATCCTGCTGCCCTGGGACAACGCACAGGTCTTCCGCAAGAACCTGAGTGCCTACAACGACGGCCAGTACGCCAGCTGGACCGTCTGGAGCGTTCCCAACACCATGACCGTCGCCAATGCGGCGCAGCGCCTGGGCATCAGCGAAGCCGACCTGCGCAAGCTCAACGGCATTCCACCCCGCATGATGATCAAGGCCGGCTCCGCCCTGATGGTGCCGCGCGCCTCCACCACCCATCAGGATGTCTCAAGCCAGCTGGCCGACAACGGTCAGATTGCCTTCACACCCGAGATCGTGACCCGCCGCACTACCGTGCAAGCACAGAAGCGCGGAGAAACCGTGGCTGCCATTGCCCAGCGCTACAAGGTAAGCGCATCGGACGTCGCCGACTGGAATGATGTGAAGACCAGCAGCCGCTTCAAGGGAGGCGAGCGCGTCGTCATGTATTTGCCCGTGCGCCTGACATCCACTTCATTCGCCAACCACAGCACAAGACAGCCCAAGGTGGCAGCGGCCCAAGGCAAGGCCCAGCCCAAGGGACGCGCGGCGCCTGCAAAGGCGGCGGGACGCGCTCCCGCAAAGGCCGCACCGGCCAAACGCAAGCGTTGA